One region of Oxalobacteraceae bacterium OTU3CAMAD1 genomic DNA includes:
- a CDS encoding TonB-dependent receptor, whose amino-acid sequence MKTASTQSKQAGSRTTQRVIVAAVASAVASILASNAAMAQSTDASAPASQPTSQPAGVPRAPDDAPPAVVTVVGTRKSVASAIDRKIRNSTVSDSLVAEDINQFPDKNVGEALSRITGVQLTRDFGEGSQISIRGVEPDLNRVEINGMSVLGTNGNAGRGAELRELASELIASIDVFKGSTPDLTEGGVGGTVVITTRKPLDFKKFTIASTVSGEQSSSRGGVQPRASLLIADQFLDGRLGLMANVVYDDVRTRNDYTRNTSWRFLRDWDFSPEKTVTSLDPSVAGISDVSGCGAANLSAAQRTACNQQWYDYSPGTPRYGIWTRDHKRSSAELTAQYKFSNDLKAYVSYQANKQDQRLNDRNFGTDFSAVTRLSNAGRAPTYNASGVPSGATCTAAPTASTPAGMTVANHYVTEYTVGSCTYLNGIAGQGSFSTQARDFDLKIDSRYVTSGFTYKKGPLEIEGLAGTSRSNYHNETNSIVLSQNAPGLKVSLDAQGLPHFDFPAGYSPEDSRSYVSAQLQYRPYETKNDEDQAKLDFKYRLSTPFFSKVWFGVQARKSSAQRYNGTSYVLDNGSDLAGTADDLIVGGANINQTVTYDPNNTSGVIRGPDRFNIADPGWSSRYVNAAQMAQLVDAVRGRSPGTFFGGYDKVGNIPSGWMTPVYSAAAPYFDTSKFNFDAIYNGIGTDGNMHPQIPAYRVEERIKSAYVRVDFDTELYEHQIWGNLGVRYTGTRDKSTGSQSSGIRVPNPGSAAGYSDYLYGTNILSLENSYHDYLPSLNVMAWAVPDKFMVRFGLAKVMSRPRVDLLAPNARCITGSGNPAYGGEGDDDCTAGNPNLKPFRATNTDLSFEYYPSADSQVSVGLFKKKIDSYILEKQIVRGVDLFGDGRRFDVTQAINGEGATTKGVELTARTAFTFLPGWLGGFGGDVNYTRMTYKYAAGTERINPLDGTVLPYAGLSKNSYNAALWYDLGKINARVAYNFRDRFYTGNNDVAGNPTFQQKTGFLDAKFQYRYNDNITFSIEGKNLTDQAQTTDGGDPFRVNEVAWSGRRYFVSLSIKN is encoded by the coding sequence ATGAAGACAGCAAGCACGCAGTCGAAGCAGGCCGGCAGCCGTACCACCCAGCGTGTCATCGTAGCCGCCGTGGCGTCTGCGGTCGCCTCCATCCTGGCCAGTAACGCCGCGATGGCGCAATCGACCGATGCATCCGCGCCGGCTTCCCAGCCCACCTCGCAGCCGGCCGGCGTGCCGCGCGCGCCGGACGACGCGCCGCCGGCCGTCGTCACCGTGGTCGGCACCCGTAAATCGGTGGCGTCGGCGATCGACCGCAAGATCCGCAACTCCACCGTCTCGGACTCGCTGGTGGCCGAGGACATCAACCAGTTCCCCGACAAGAACGTCGGCGAGGCGCTGTCGCGCATCACCGGCGTGCAGCTCACGCGCGACTTCGGCGAAGGTTCGCAGATTTCGATTCGCGGTGTCGAGCCGGATTTGAATCGGGTCGAGATCAACGGCATGTCGGTGCTGGGCACCAACGGCAACGCCGGCCGGGGCGCCGAGCTGCGCGAGCTGGCTTCGGAGCTGATTGCGTCGATCGACGTCTTCAAGGGCAGCACGCCCGACCTGACCGAGGGCGGTGTCGGCGGCACGGTGGTGATCACCACCCGCAAGCCGCTCGATTTCAAGAAGTTCACCATCGCCAGCACCGTGTCGGGCGAACAGTCGTCCAGCCGTGGCGGCGTGCAGCCGCGCGCCAGCCTGCTGATCGCGGACCAGTTCCTGGACGGGCGCCTCGGGCTGATGGCCAACGTGGTCTATGACGACGTCCGCACACGCAACGACTACACCCGCAACACCAGTTGGCGCTTCCTGCGCGACTGGGACTTCTCGCCGGAGAAAACCGTCACCTCGCTCGATCCGTCGGTGGCTGGCATCTCGGACGTTTCCGGCTGCGGCGCCGCCAACCTGTCGGCCGCGCAGCGCACCGCCTGTAACCAGCAATGGTATGACTATTCGCCGGGCACGCCGCGCTACGGCATCTGGACCCGCGATCATAAACGCTCGTCGGCCGAGTTGACCGCGCAGTATAAATTCAGCAACGACCTGAAAGCGTATGTCAGCTATCAGGCCAACAAGCAGGACCAGCGCCTCAACGACCGTAACTTCGGCACCGATTTCAGTGCCGTCACCCGGCTGTCCAACGCCGGCCGCGCGCCGACCTACAACGCCTCCGGTGTTCCTTCCGGCGCCACTTGCACCGCCGCGCCGACCGCCTCCACGCCGGCCGGCATGACCGTCGCCAACCACTACGTGACCGAGTACACGGTCGGCAGCTGCACCTATTTGAACGGCATCGCCGGGCAGGGCTCGTTCAGCACCCAGGCGCGCGATTTCGACCTGAAAATCGATTCACGCTACGTTACGTCCGGCTTCACCTATAAAAAAGGGCCGCTGGAGATCGAGGGCCTTGCCGGCACCTCGCGTTCGAATTATCACAATGAGACCAACAGCATCGTGCTGTCGCAAAACGCGCCGGGCTTGAAGGTCTCGCTCGACGCCCAGGGCTTGCCGCATTTTGACTTCCCGGCCGGCTATTCGCCGGAGGACAGCCGCTCCTACGTCAGCGCGCAGCTGCAGTACCGTCCCTACGAAACCAAGAACGACGAAGATCAGGCCAAGCTCGATTTTAAGTACCGCCTGTCGACGCCATTCTTCAGCAAGGTATGGTTTGGCGTGCAGGCGCGCAAATCGTCCGCGCAGCGCTATAACGGTACTTCCTATGTGCTCGACAACGGCTCCGATCTGGCGGGTACGGCGGACGACCTGATCGTCGGCGGCGCCAACATCAACCAGACGGTGACCTATGACCCGAACAACACCAGCGGCGTGATACGCGGGCCGGACAGGTTCAACATCGCCGATCCCGGATGGTCCAGCCGCTATGTCAACGCCGCGCAGATGGCGCAGTTGGTCGACGCCGTGCGCGGGCGCTCGCCTGGCACTTTCTTCGGCGGCTACGACAAGGTCGGCAACATCCCGAGTGGCTGGATGACACCTGTCTACAGCGCGGCAGCCCCGTACTTCGACACGTCCAAGTTCAACTTCGACGCCATCTACAACGGCATCGGCACCGACGGCAACATGCATCCACAGATTCCCGCCTACCGGGTCGAAGAGCGCATCAAGTCGGCGTATGTGCGGGTCGATTTCGACACCGAGCTGTATGAGCACCAGATCTGGGGCAACCTGGGCGTGCGCTATACCGGCACGCGCGACAAATCCACTGGTTCGCAGTCCTCCGGCATCCGCGTGCCGAATCCTGGTTCGGCGGCCGGCTACTCCGACTACCTGTACGGCACCAATATTCTCTCGCTGGAGAACAGCTACCATGACTACCTGCCAAGCCTCAACGTGATGGCCTGGGCCGTTCCGGACAAGTTCATGGTGCGGTTCGGACTCGCCAAGGTGATGTCGCGGCCGCGCGTCGACCTGCTAGCGCCGAACGCCCGCTGCATCACCGGCAGCGGCAATCCCGCATACGGCGGCGAGGGCGACGACGATTGCACGGCCGGCAATCCGAACCTGAAGCCGTTCCGCGCGACGAACACGGACCTGAGCTTCGAATACTATCCGAGCGCGGACAGCCAGGTCAGCGTCGGCCTGTTCAAGAAGAAGATCGACAGCTACATCCTGGAGAAGCAAATCGTCAGGGGCGTCGACCTGTTCGGCGATGGCCGGCGGTTCGACGTCACACAGGCGATCAACGGCGAGGGCGCCACCACCAAAGGCGTCGAGCTGACGGCGCGCACCGCGTTCACCTTCCTGCCCGGATGGCTGGGCGGCTTCGGCGGAGACGTCAACTATACCCGCATGACGTACAAATACGCGGCCGGCACCGAACGAATCAACCCGCTGGACGGCACGGTTCTGCCGTACGCGGGGCTGTCGAAAAACAGCTACAACGCGGCGCTGTGGTATGACCTGGGCAAAATCAACGCCCGCGTGGCCTACAACTTCCGTGATCGTTTTTACACGGGTAACAACGATGTGGCGGGCAACCCGACCTTCCAGCAGAAGACAGGTTTCCTCGACGCGAAGTTCCAATATCGCTACAATGACAACATCACGTTCTCCATCGAAGGCAAGAACCTGACGGACCAGGCGCAGACCACCGACGGCGGCGATCCGTTCCGCGTGAACGAAGTGGCATGGTCCGGCCGTCGTTACTTCGTGAGTTTATCGATCAAAAACTAA
- a CDS encoding phosphate acetyltransferase has protein sequence MNASTRQQSAHPNYDRLITAARDAGPVTVAVAHPCDRNALEAALDAAEMGLITPILVGPRARIQKAADEAKFDISALTLIDTPHSHASAARAVELVREGKAQALMKGSLHTDELMGAVVAADTGLRTARRLSHCFIMDVPGRSEPLIITDAAVNINPGLSEKVDIVQNAIDLAQVLKFDPVKVAILAAVETVSAKMPSTIDAAALCKMADRGQITGAILDGPLAMDNAIDPEAAAIKNLVSPVAGQANVLIAPDLEAGNMLAKSLTFMAGAGAAGIVLGARVPVILTSRADSVEARLASCAVAVLLVHSKAAVVAATGA, from the coding sequence ATGAATGCATCGACCCGGCAGCAATCCGCGCACCCCAACTACGACCGCCTGATCACCGCCGCCCGCGACGCCGGGCCGGTGACGGTGGCCGTGGCCCATCCATGCGACCGCAACGCATTGGAGGCGGCGCTGGATGCGGCCGAAATGGGCTTGATCACGCCCATCCTGGTGGGGCCGCGTGCGCGCATCCAAAAGGCCGCCGACGAGGCGAAGTTCGACATCTCCGCGCTGACCCTGATCGATACGCCGCACAGCCACGCGTCGGCCGCGCGCGCGGTGGAGCTGGTACGCGAGGGCAAGGCGCAGGCGCTGATGAAGGGCAGCCTGCACACCGATGAACTGATGGGCGCCGTGGTGGCCGCCGACACGGGCCTGCGCACGGCGCGGCGTCTGAGCCACTGCTTCATCATGGATGTGCCGGGGCGCAGCGAACCGCTGATCATCACCGACGCCGCCGTCAACATCAATCCGGGGTTGAGCGAAAAGGTCGACATCGTGCAAAACGCGATCGACCTGGCGCAGGTGCTCAAATTCGATCCGGTCAAGGTGGCGATCCTGGCCGCCGTCGAGACGGTGAGCGCCAAGATGCCGTCCACCATCGACGCGGCGGCCCTGTGCAAAATGGCCGATCGGGGCCAGATCACCGGCGCCATCCTCGACGGCCCGCTGGCGATGGACAACGCCATCGATCCGGAGGCGGCGGCGATCAAGAACCTGGTGTCGCCGGTGGCGGGGCAGGCCAATGTGCTGATCGCGCCGGATCTGGAGGCGGGCAATATGCTGGCCAAGAGCCTGACCTTCATGGCCGGCGCCGGCGCGGCCGGCATCGTGCTGGGCGCGCGCGTGCCGGTCATCCTGACCAGCCGCGCGGACTCGGTGGAGGCGCGTCTGGCGTCGTGCGCGGTGGCGGTGCTGCTGGTGCACAGCAAGGCCGCTGTCGTCGCCGCGACCGGAGCCTGA
- a CDS encoding acetate/propionate family kinase gives MAPNGCIVVINAGSSSIKFSLFDGPSLRPALRGKIENLYAGVTRFIAQDAQGATVGERSWPDAPIDHEAGMRFLIDFAQTHLDGRRVAAVGHRIVHGGVAYSGPQLLDQTVVAELDKLVPLAPLHLPHNLAPVRSMIALAPEVPQVGCFDTAFHAGQPAQAQAFALPARITDLGIRRYGFHGLSYEYIASRLPQADPGLAGAKVVAAHLGNGASMCAMSAGRSVASTMGFTAVDGLPMGTRCGDLDPGVVLYLIEELGMDVAAVQKLLYQESGLLGVSGISADMRTLEASDDPRANAAIGLMVYRIGRELGSLAAALGGLDALVFSGGIGENSVALRAAVCRDAAWLGVELDAAANDANPRGVTRISAAGSKVAAWVVPANEELMIARHTLAILEDA, from the coding sequence ATGGCGCCCAACGGCTGCATCGTCGTCATCAACGCCGGTTCGTCGAGCATCAAGTTCTCGCTGTTCGACGGCCCGTCGCTGCGGCCTGCGCTGCGCGGCAAAATCGAAAACCTGTACGCCGGCGTGACCCGTTTCATCGCCCAGGATGCGCAGGGCGCGACGGTCGGCGAGCGAAGCTGGCCGGATGCGCCCATCGATCACGAGGCCGGCATGCGCTTCCTGATCGACTTCGCGCAGACGCATCTCGATGGCAGGCGGGTGGCCGCCGTCGGCCACCGCATCGTCCATGGCGGCGTGGCCTATAGCGGGCCGCAGTTGCTGGATCAAACCGTGGTGGCGGAGCTCGACAAACTGGTTCCGCTGGCGCCGTTGCACCTGCCGCACAACCTGGCGCCGGTGCGCTCGATGATCGCGCTGGCGCCCGAGGTGCCGCAGGTGGGCTGCTTCGATACCGCCTTCCATGCCGGCCAGCCGGCGCAGGCGCAGGCGTTCGCGCTGCCGGCCAGGATCACTGATCTCGGCATACGCCGTTATGGCTTCCACGGCCTGTCCTACGAATATATCGCCAGCCGCCTGCCGCAGGCGGACCCCGGCCTGGCCGGAGCCAAGGTGGTGGCCGCGCATTTAGGCAACGGCGCCAGCATGTGCGCGATGTCGGCCGGGCGCAGCGTCGCCAGCACGATGGGCTTCACCGCCGTCGACGGCCTGCCGATGGGCACCCGCTGCGGCGACCTCGATCCGGGCGTGGTGTTGTATTTGATCGAGGAGCTGGGCATGGACGTGGCGGCCGTCCAGAAGCTGCTGTACCAGGAATCCGGCCTGCTGGGCGTATCGGGCATCTCGGCCGATATGCGCACATTGGAGGCGAGCGACGATCCGCGCGCCAACGCTGCCATCGGCTTGATGGTCTACCGCATCGGCCGCGAACTCGGTTCGCTGGCCGCCGCGCTGGGAGGGCTCGATGCGCTGGTGTTCTCGGGCGGCATAGGCGAGAACAGCGTGGCGCTGCGCGCCGCCGTCTGCCGCGACGCGGCCTGGCTGGGCGTGGAGCTGGACGCGGCGGCCAACGACGCCAATCCGCGCGGCGTGACCCGCATCAGCGCCGCCGGCAGCAAGGTCGCCGCGTGGGTGGTGCCGGCCAACGAGGAACTGATGATCGCCCGACACACGCTGGCGATACTGGAGGATGCATGA
- the fabI gene encoding enoyl-ACP reductase FabI, translated as MNTETIFPILAGKRALVVGVANEHSIAWGCALAFRKAGADVVLTYLNDKALPHVAPLAAQIDAQLLPLDVTQPGQLEELFPILAGQGKLDILVHSIAFAPKADLQGGLLDCSLDGFLQAMDVSCHSFVRMAKLAVPLMTDGGSMFAMSYHGANKVVPNYNVMGPVKAALEASCRYLAYELGPRGIRVHAISPGPLKTRAASGLKDFDRLLNEAVERAPLGELVDIDDIGATCAFLATPYAHRLTGSTVYVDGGLNIVA; from the coding sequence ATGAACACCGAAACCATTTTTCCCATTTTGGCCGGTAAGCGCGCCCTGGTGGTCGGCGTGGCGAACGAACATTCGATCGCCTGGGGTTGCGCGCTGGCGTTCCGCAAGGCGGGCGCCGACGTGGTGCTCACCTATCTGAACGACAAGGCGCTGCCGCATGTGGCGCCGTTGGCGGCGCAAATCGACGCGCAGCTGCTGCCGCTCGACGTGACGCAACCGGGTCAACTCGAAGAGTTGTTCCCGATCCTTGCGGGGCAGGGCAAGCTCGATATCCTGGTCCATTCAATCGCGTTTGCGCCCAAGGCGGATTTGCAGGGCGGCCTGCTCGATTGCTCGCTGGACGGCTTTCTGCAGGCGATGGACGTGTCGTGCCACTCTTTCGTGCGGATGGCCAAACTGGCCGTGCCGCTGATGACGGACGGCGGCTCGATGTTCGCGATGAGCTATCATGGCGCCAACAAGGTGGTACCGAACTATAACGTCATGGGACCAGTGAAGGCGGCACTGGAGGCCTCATGCCGCTACCTGGCGTATGAGCTGGGACCGCGCGGCATCCGGGTACACGCGATCTCGCCGGGACCGTTGAAAACGCGGGCGGCGTCCGGCCTGAAGGATTTTGACCGGTTGCTGAACGAGGCGGTCGAACGCGCGCCGCTAGGCGAGTTGGTCGACATCGACGACATCGGCGCCACCTGCGCGTTTCTGGCGACGCCGTACGCCCATAGGCTCACCGGCAGCACCGTGTATGTCGATGGCGGCTTGAACATCGTCGCCTGA
- a CDS encoding patatin-like phospholipase family protein: MRKFTTLLCCLSLFLQTAHAQTPARDATPAAQPSVRPKVALVLSGGGARGGAHLGVLKVLEDLRIPVDMIVGTSAGAIVGGAYASGMPLADIEREMQTLSTANLFHDVARRDLSIARKADAAGAYVGPEIGVGRDGVALPKGAVAGVALEAVLRRLTARQTANNFDHFPIPFRAIATDVSDGQMIVLADGNLAQAVRASMAIPAAINPVEIDGRLLVDGGIARNLPVDVARAMGADVVIAVNIGTPLLKREEIKSVLSMSDQMTRMLTNTNVQVSLRELSDKDVLITPNLSAIQAASFDMLKEAEAQGLEAARASTPELRRYAIGPDDYALLARHRNGEPPPKGVLLKEVRVAGAHRVPAEALRGTMESQPGQLFDPAIAERDMRRLYGRGDFEHVGYAVTPLHDGSHVMTTTVTEKSWGPQYLRLGLGVSTDFEGDSFFSLRASHRWTWLNSLGAEWRNEVEIGHTDRLGTEWRQPLTPAQRLFATAYLAAERTPLDVYTNGDRLARFRRESVTAGTDIGVPLAEWGEARIGYSRGHAKLLADTSLLPTLLYPSARTAAIQARLRADTLDNLAFPRDGFEADVQVYSSRTGLGATSNYDKLSFSARTAVATGPHSLQGGLEIQRKIGGNPLPDHEYIAFGGFLKLSGYRTGELVGNSLHFGRLVYNYRISRPGLLDGAYIGFSAELGRMGDTLDSVDGVQNVRSNALYVAVDTPLGPIYLGAGRASRNKTALYLLIGKP, from the coding sequence ATGCGAAAATTCACCACGCTGCTATGCTGCCTTAGCCTTTTTCTCCAGACCGCCCACGCGCAGACGCCAGCGCGGGACGCCACGCCCGCCGCGCAGCCGTCCGTCCGGCCCAAGGTGGCGTTGGTGCTGTCCGGTGGCGGCGCGCGCGGCGGCGCCCATCTCGGCGTGCTCAAAGTCCTTGAGGATTTGCGGATCCCGGTCGATATGATCGTCGGCACCAGCGCCGGCGCCATCGTCGGCGGCGCCTATGCCAGCGGAATGCCGTTGGCGGACATCGAGCGCGAGATGCAAACCCTGAGCACCGCCAACCTGTTTCACGATGTCGCCCGGCGCGACCTGTCGATCGCCCGCAAGGCGGACGCCGCCGGTGCGTATGTCGGCCCGGAGATCGGCGTCGGCCGCGACGGCGTCGCCCTGCCGAAGGGCGCGGTGGCCGGCGTGGCGCTGGAAGCGGTGCTGCGGCGGCTGACCGCGCGCCAGACGGCGAACAATTTCGATCACTTTCCGATTCCGTTCCGCGCCATCGCCACCGATGTCAGCGACGGCCAGATGATTGTGCTGGCCGACGGCAACCTGGCGCAGGCGGTGCGCGCGAGCATGGCGATACCGGCGGCGATCAATCCGGTGGAGATCGACGGCAGGCTGCTGGTCGACGGCGGCATCGCGCGCAACCTGCCGGTGGACGTGGCTCGCGCAATGGGCGCCGATGTGGTCATCGCCGTCAATATCGGCACCCCGCTGCTCAAGCGCGAAGAGATCAAGTCGGTGCTGTCGATGTCGGACCAGATGACACGCATGCTGACCAACACCAATGTGCAGGTATCGCTACGCGAGCTCAGTGACAAGGACGTGCTGATCACGCCCAACCTGTCGGCGATCCAGGCGGCCAGCTTCGATATGCTCAAGGAAGCCGAAGCCCAGGGGCTGGAAGCGGCACGCGCTTCAACACCGGAACTGCGACGCTACGCGATAGGCCCCGACGACTACGCCTTGCTGGCACGCCATCGGAACGGCGAGCCGCCGCCCAAGGGCGTGCTGCTCAAGGAGGTTCGCGTCGCCGGCGCACACCGCGTGCCGGCCGAGGCGCTGCGCGGCACGATGGAATCCCAGCCAGGCCAGTTGTTCGATCCGGCGATCGCCGAGCGCGACATGCGCCGCCTCTACGGGCGCGGGGACTTCGAACATGTCGGCTACGCCGTCACGCCACTGCACGACGGCAGCCACGTGATGACGACCACAGTCACCGAAAAATCATGGGGGCCGCAATACCTTCGGCTGGGATTGGGCGTATCGACCGACTTCGAAGGCGATTCGTTCTTTTCGCTGCGGGCCTCGCATCGTTGGACGTGGCTCAATTCCCTCGGCGCGGAGTGGCGCAACGAAGTGGAGATCGGCCACACCGACCGGCTGGGCACCGAATGGCGCCAACCCCTGACGCCGGCGCAGCGCCTGTTCGCAACCGCCTACCTGGCTGCGGAGCGTACCCCGCTCGATGTGTACACAAATGGCGACCGGTTGGCGCGCTTCCGGCGCGAATCGGTGACGGCCGGCACCGATATCGGCGTGCCGCTGGCGGAATGGGGTGAGGCCAGGATAGGCTACTCGCGCGGCCACGCCAAGCTGCTGGCCGATACGAGCCTGCTGCCTACCCTGCTCTATCCGAGCGCCCGCACCGCCGCCATCCAGGCCCGCCTGCGCGCGGACACGCTCGACAACCTGGCCTTCCCCCGCGACGGCTTCGAGGCCGATGTGCAGGTGTACTCGTCGCGCACGGGCCTGGGCGCGACCAGCAACTACGACAAGCTGTCGTTCTCCGCGCGCACCGCCGTCGCGACGGGACCGCACTCGCTGCAGGGCGGCCTTGAAATCCAGCGCAAGATCGGCGGCAATCCGCTGCCCGACCATGAGTACATCGCGTTCGGCGGCTTCCTCAAGCTGTCCGGATACCGCACCGGCGAATTGGTTGGCAACAGCCTGCATTTCGGGCGGCTGGTGTACAACTACCGCATCTCGCGTCCCGGCCTGCTCGACGGCGCCTACATCGGCTTCTCGGCCGAACTGGGGCGGATGGGCGACACGCTCGATTCGGTCGACGGCGTGCAGAACGTGCGCAGCAACGCGTTGTATGTGGCGGTCGATACGCCGCTCGGACCGATCTATCTCGGCGCCGGCCGCGCCTCGCGCAACAAGACGGCCTTGTATCTGTTGATCGGCAAGCCCTAG
- a CDS encoding FAD-dependent oxidoreductase codes for MTTYDTFKSRAGQALPKLDASEVRRIERFGARACYRDGEMLFEAGRSTFGMFVLLAGKIRISRYDGLGNTSVITEHLPGEFAGEMSQLSNAPSLVNGHAIGAVEVLVLTTQSLRALLVAEAELGEKIVRAFILRRVELMDNGASGVVLIATPGHPRMHALQGWLNSNGIPNKVLDPQVDEQARALCERYHPLPEELPMVVCPDGSVRKNPSTVDLGRCLGTLPELSSNQVWDVIVVGAGPAGLATAVYAASEGLSVLALETRAYGGQAAASARIENYLGFPTGISGRALAGRAYVQSRKFGVEMAIPAPAGRLVCGNYPLEVEMCGSLQRLQARTVVLSCGARYRRPSLANLTQFEGKGVYYWASPLEAKLCASEEVMLVGGGNSAGQAAVFLSGFASRVHMLIRKDSLASTMSSYLIERIEATPNIVLHTHSEIVALEGTSEDGLRQVRVRDNRDEVETDYDVRRLFLFIGADPNTGWLGDCGVEVDAKGFILTGYDTPGCALESRQASLETSVPGVFAIGDVRANSTKRVAAAVGEGAAVVSQIHAFLARREQAG; via the coding sequence ATGACGACCTACGACACCTTCAAATCCCGCGCCGGCCAGGCGCTTCCCAAACTCGATGCGTCCGAGGTCCGGCGGATCGAGCGCTTCGGCGCGCGCGCCTGCTACCGCGACGGCGAGATGTTGTTCGAGGCCGGCCGCAGCACCTTCGGCATGTTCGTCCTGCTGGCCGGGAAAATCCGCATCAGCCGCTATGACGGGTTGGGAAATACCTCTGTGATCACCGAACATCTGCCGGGCGAATTCGCCGGCGAAATGAGCCAGCTATCCAACGCGCCGTCGCTGGTCAACGGCCACGCGATCGGCGCCGTCGAAGTGCTGGTGCTGACCACGCAATCGCTGCGCGCGCTGCTGGTGGCGGAGGCGGAACTGGGAGAGAAAATCGTGCGCGCCTTCATATTGCGGCGCGTCGAATTGATGGACAACGGCGCCAGCGGCGTGGTGCTGATTGCAACACCTGGCCATCCGCGCATGCACGCGCTGCAGGGCTGGTTGAACAGCAACGGGATACCCAACAAGGTGCTCGACCCGCAGGTTGACGAACAGGCGCGCGCCCTGTGCGAACGGTATCACCCGCTGCCCGAGGAACTGCCGATGGTGGTGTGCCCCGACGGCAGCGTGCGCAAAAATCCCTCGACGGTCGATCTGGGGCGCTGTCTCGGCACACTGCCCGAGCTGAGCTCCAACCAGGTGTGGGACGTGATCGTGGTCGGCGCCGGACCGGCCGGACTGGCGACGGCGGTATATGCGGCCTCCGAAGGCTTGTCCGTGCTGGCGCTGGAAACGCGGGCCTATGGCGGCCAGGCGGCGGCCAGCGCCCGCATTGAGAACTACCTGGGCTTCCCGACCGGGATCTCCGGCCGCGCGCTGGCCGGCCGCGCCTACGTCCAATCACGCAAATTCGGCGTCGAGATGGCGATACCCGCGCCGGCCGGACGCCTCGTGTGCGGCAACTATCCGCTCGAAGTGGAGATGTGCGGCAGCCTGCAACGGCTGCAAGCGCGCACGGTGGTGCTGTCGTGCGGCGCGAGGTATCGCCGCCCTTCCCTGGCCAACCTGACCCAGTTCGAGGGCAAGGGCGTGTACTACTGGGCCTCGCCGCTGGAGGCCAAGCTGTGCGCCAGCGAGGAAGTGATGCTGGTCGGCGGCGGCAATTCGGCCGGCCAGGCGGCGGTGTTCCTGTCCGGCTTCGCGTCCAGGGTGCATATGTTGATCCGCAAGGACAGCCTGGCGTCGACGATGTCTAGCTACCTGATCGAGCGTATCGAGGCGACGCCGAACATCGTGCTGCACACGCACTCAGAGATCGTCGCGCTGGAGGGCACGAGCGAGGATGGATTGCGGCAGGTGCGCGTGCGCGACAACCGCGACGAAGTCGAAACCGATTACGACGTGCGGCGCCTGTTCCTGTTCATCGGCGCCGATCCGAACACCGGCTGGCTGGGCGACTGCGGCGTGGAGGTGGACGCCAAAGGCTTCATCCTGACCGGCTACGATACCCCGGGCTGCGCGCTCGAAAGCCGGCAAGCCAGCCTGGAGACCAGCGTGCCGGGGGTGTTCGCCATCGGCGACGTGCGCGCCAACTCGACCAAACGGGTGGCCGCCGCCGTCGGCGAAGGCGCCGCCGTGGTATCGCAGATCCACGCGTTTCTGGCGCGGCGGGAGCAGGCTGGCTAA
- a CDS encoding glycoside hydrolase family 43 protein, which yields MAAVFSFALAASAAEPVFNNPLVKQRADPQVSLHSDGYYYFTATVPEYDRIELRRARSLNDLGSAEAKVVWRKHASGIMGAHIWAPEMHYIGGKWYIYFTAGASDKIWDIRLYVLENSSPNPLEGEWKELGQLKTGWESFSLDATTFALDGKRYLLWTQVAPESTTHATNIYIAAMDTPASIKGPAVMLTKPEYDWEKVKHAVNEAPAVLVKNGKVFVSYSASATDANYALGLLTAPVGGDLLKPGTWSKSAKPVFVSSEANGQYGPGHNWFTTTPDGKTDILVYHARNYRDIVGDPLNDQNRHTRAQVLHWNADGTPNFGQPVADKRK from the coding sequence ATGGCCGCTGTTTTTTCGTTTGCGCTCGCCGCATCGGCGGCGGAACCGGTATTTAACAACCCGCTGGTCAAACAGCGGGCCGACCCGCAGGTCTCGCTGCACAGCGACGGCTATTACTACTTCACCGCCACGGTGCCGGAGTACGACCGCATCGAACTGCGGCGCGCGCGCTCGCTCAACGACCTGGGATCGGCCGAGGCCAAGGTGGTATGGCGCAAGCACGCCAGCGGCATCATGGGGGCACACATCTGGGCGCCGGAGATGCACTACATCGGCGGCAAATGGTATATCTACTTCACGGCCGGCGCCTCCGACAAGATCTGGGATATCCGTCTCTACGTGCTGGAAAACAGCTCGCCCAATCCGCTGGAAGGGGAATGGAAGGAGCTGGGGCAGCTCAAGACCGGCTGGGAATCGTTCTCGCTGGACGCCACCACGTTTGCGCTGGATGGCAAACGGTATTTGCTGTGGACGCAGGTCGCTCCGGAATCGACCACGCACGCCACCAATATCTACATCGCCGCGATGGATACGCCAGCGTCGATCAAAGGCCCGGCGGTGATGCTGACGAAGCCGGAGTATGACTGGGAGAAGGTCAAGCACGCCGTCAACGAAGCGCCGGCGGTGCTGGTCAAGAATGGCAAGGTGTTTGTCAGCTACTCGGCCAGCGCGACGGATGCGAATTATGCGCTTGGTTTGTTGACGGCGCCGGTGGGAGGGGATCTGCTGAAGCCCGGCACCTGGAGCAAGTCGGCGAAGCCGGTGTTTGTCAGCAGCGAGGCGAATGGCCAGTATGGGCCGGGGCATAACTGGTTCACGACCACGCCGGATGGCAAGACGGATATCCTGGTCTACCACGCACGCAATTACCGCGACATCGTCGGCGATCCGTTGAACGATCAAAACCGCCACACCCGCGCGCAGGTGCTGCACTGGAACGCGGACGGCACGCCGAACTTCGGTCAACCGGTAGCCGACAAGCGTAAATGA